In the Amblyomma americanum isolate KBUSLIRL-KWMA unplaced genomic scaffold, ASM5285725v1 scaffold_428, whole genome shotgun sequence genome, acGTATACAGGTCACCTTGTTGTCATTTGATGGAGCACAATGcaagcagaacattttttttttcataatctttcaagatatttgctgaaagaataaggttcagtaaaagaaatacattctgtgcagtgagtagccattgaatgcatgtgcctttggtcaaccatccttgagatctcgcttctggtgctTAAGGGCCTTTAATTTTTCGAAATGTCTCGCCTTGTCTTTCGTGTTACAGTGCTATGCGTGTGCATTtctctttattttgtttattttctctgctgtttcttgtttttttcctttagccATGGTTGAGGCTTTATGATCAGAGCATCTCTGCCAAAGCTGCAGTAACAGCTTTTATTGCTGCTCAGCCAGAAATTCGGTGTTGaattttaacctgttctgttttacctgaaagccataattggttgctaaTTCAATGTTTGCAATATAATCTGCTTTTTTGTGGTTGGACATAGAAGTCTGTTGATATTTTTCATCTGTATAACATTGCTGACACTAGCTGGCTAAGTAATATCTATTCCTACATGCGTTTAACACAAACCTTgacatttatttcatttctagGTTTTTGGCAATATGTGTCTGCTTGTGTAATGAAGTGTTGCATTCTTATCTTTAGATGCATTTTTATTAAATTTTTTGTGTTACATGAACCGTGCTTATTTCTATTACAATGTGTATGTTAGTTTCATATGTGACAAagtatgaaccagctttgagatgAGAGGGTTTTGCACTCTTACGGTCTGCTAGTAACCATGAGCTTTTTGCTGGCTCAAATGCCAACTGTAGGGAGAATTCAAAGAAGGAAATTTCGCTTCACAACTATGCTATCTTTAATCCCTCCAGTCACAGTTCGTTTTTATATGCACATTATATTTGGTGTCTGGTGTCCAGTgaaacggagcagcgaaggactgactttgcaattcgactgagccagttccactcggccagctgtagctatcacgtcacttcaggtttatCCAGACCATAACCACAGCCTTTTTtgtgtgctttcatttgcttgttttgctaCCTTTAGTCCTCTAAAGGCCTAAATTGTGATTTGTTTAGATAGTTACTCATCTTGTGACAGGAATGAGTTTGAGGCCTTGAAGTTAAGTCATGGTACAGACATATGAGAAGCTGTAGATATTGCAAATAGGAATGGTTGtgtaaatatttgaaatttctatTATAAATATAATATGTTATTCGGTTTATATTCAGTTCAAGAAATTAGTATCTAACAGTTTTTGAATGttggaaaattttgaaatacTTAGCAGAAATCGAATACTATGCTGACTTTCGTTAATCCATTCATGGCAAAACCAAAATAttgccaaattatctgaatattAAGTTTAAGGTGTCTGTCAGGTAAACTGTGCAATGGAATTTGTTTCTGTCCTTCATCGGGTGGACCGTTATCATGTGGGCACTGATTGGCTTGGACATCAGGCAAAATTCTGCTGGTGGGTTGGTCACATCACATGAACTGAGTACATGACGGGTAaccacctgcttcaaactatcATAGATTGAGAACACATCTtttcatcaccagcagcagcagcctgactacgcccactgcaggccaaaggcctctcccatgtctctcgaattaaccctctcctttgccggCTGTGCCCATGATATATCTGCAAGCTGctgaatctcatcagcccacctaactttctactgcCCCCTGCTACTGtagcaacagtaaaaaaaaaaagctatggaaATTTCCGTTGGAACTGATTGGACATTCCAACTGGTTTTAGTTGGATCTTCCAATCGGTTCCAGTCGTGTTTTTatccaaccaaccaatcaacctCGCTAAATCCAACTGGACCAACAAATTGGATGCATTAGGCCCTAGCAGTTAgtgcatccagaaaatattcacGAAATATACCTCACAATAGGTGCAAAATATTTCTACAACTTAACATATTATGAATATGATAAACAAAAACTGATTTGTGATTATATTAGAGAGACACTGTGTCTCTTGTTCTTCCAGTACACCGAAACTGCACAGTTGCCATGGCTTATCACTGCACATTGAGCTTCGTTGCAAGgcttcactgcattttttttgtcagtgATGTGGAAGGGGGCATTTTATAACTCAACCTTTGAATAAATCTGtaatttcttccagtccctcGAAATTggaattaatgaggttttgctACCCATAATGTTACCTTCAATTGTTGGATCATATGAATTCACtgatttcattttgttactcATATTGCATGATCACATCACCTGTTGCGTATTATTAAGGGGACATGTTTGTCAAAAAGCGgcgattttcattttaaaaattcaatttatttttttttactgtgtctAACTTTCATCTCTCctcttttacatataaaaagttcagagctgGAAATCATCCAGAAATTATTAAAACACTCCTTTAATGCTGTCTAATAAAACactatacatttctgtgcacaccatcGTATTTTGTACAGTgttgagtcagtatagtgttttatattttggttgcaaaggcctgaacttttttgaaaaagaactcCGGGCAATGTTTGCTTATTAATATTTcataacatcttttattcatattcaatatttaaatatttgcagactactaataattgcgcatttgggttggtgggaattatttctttgccatgttccttaCATATATCCAAGAAGTTGGAAGATTTAATTCCACTGGACAGTCCTTCTCGACTGAAGGGCCCAAACTCTGCATCCAGATGTTTGCTGGAAAATAAGATATGACTTGATACTAAATTTGGCTTTTGTTTCCTTGTCataaacaagctctggcatcttgggccctaggttttaatgaaagtgctcttgttttgaaatgcaggatcagtcatggcagaccagAACGTTGGTGTGTTTCCTGGAGAAATTCCACCTGATGAAAAGTGCCCGGTCAACTACAGTGTGCCATTCATTAGTACAAGCATGcgtactcaccgggacaagcccacaggcaagcagattcaccagtgcacccactgcggcaacattTTCAAGCAGAGATCACACCTGGTGGAGCACATTCGCACCCAcgcaggcgaccgcccgtatcgTTGCAGTTACTGTGATAGCGCATTCGTTTCTAGGggcagcctggtcagacacctgcgtacccatacgggtgatcgtccataccgttgtgaccactgtggcagcacaTTTTCAATAAAGAGCAATttggacagacaccagcgcacgcatacgggtgatcgtccataccgttgtgaccactgtggcagcacaTTTTCAATAAAGAGCAATttggacagacaccagcgcacgcatacgggtgatcgtccataccgttgtgaccactgtggcagcacaTTTGTAGAAAAGGGCCACCTCGTAACAcacgtccgcatccacactggtgagaagccattccagtgtcagctgtgccccatggcctttgcacAAAAGGGATCCCTTGTGGCACATGTGCGGTCGCAtaagggtgaaaaaccattccagtgtgacttgtgctcaaaggcgttctcagttaagtggaagttaaaacaccacaaagagacaagacactGAAGGAATAGCAGTGTTCCATGATGCCCTTTGGAACGcgttttggtagctatcctgttgtaaccagataacagcatgctaTCTGGGTGACCTATGAGAAGCGTGCTATGCTgtcatggtgctcgactgctgtcccgaaagaccaGGTTTTGATCCTGGCTGTgatggccgcatttcaatggagccgAAATGTTGAACGcatgtgtattgtgcgatgtcggtgcacgtttaaaggaccccaggcaGTCGAAGCTACCGGAGTCTTCACTGCGGCGtcgctcgtagcctgagtcgcttttggatgttaaactccataaaccaaatgatactctatgtccgtagttag is a window encoding:
- the LOC144112598 gene encoding uncharacterized protein LOC144112598 — its product is MADQNVGVFPGEIPPDEKCPVNYSVPFISTSMRTHRDKPTGKQIHQCTHCGNIFKQRSHLVEHIRTHAGDRPYRCSYCDSAFVSRGSLVRHLRTHTGDRPYRCDHCGSTFSIKSNLDRHQRTHTGDRPYRCDHCGSTFSIKSNLDRHQRTHTGDRPYRCDHCGSTFVEKGHLVTHVRIHTGEKPFQCQLCPMAFAQKGSLVAHVRSHKGEKPFQCDLCSKAFSVKWKLKHHKETRH